The Arthrobacter zhaoxinii sequence GCCAGGAAAGCGAAGTTCGGTCCCTGAACACGCAGATTGCGGACTGGGACCGCCGGCTGTCATCCCGGCAGGCCACACTGTCCCGGACGTGGTCCACCCTTGAAGTCACGCTCGGCAAGCTCAACAGCCAAATGGACTGGCTCACCTCCCAGCTGGATTCCTTCTCCGCCTCCTCGAGTAAGAAGTGAACGTGAACTACTCAATGGCCGCCAAACGGGCCGAATACGCCCGCAACGCGGTAATGTCGGCCTCCCCGGCCCGCCTGCTGACCATGCTTTATGACCGTCTCCTGCTGGACCTGACCCGCGCAGAATCCGCGCAGCAGCAGGCCGACTGGGCCGTGGCATCCGAGAACCTGATCCACGCGCAGGCCATCATTACCGAGCTGCTGGGTACCCTGAAAACAGATGTGTGGGACGGCGCGGAGAACCTGCAGGCCATCTACGCCTATTCGCTTTCC is a genomic window containing:
- the fliS gene encoding flagellar export chaperone FliS; amino-acid sequence: MNYSMAAKRAEYARNAVMSASPARLLTMLYDRLLLDLTRAESAQQQADWAVASENLIHAQAIITELLGTLKTDVWDGAENLQAIYAYSLSTLVSANVGRNAKLTRECIDLLEPLRVAWHDAAAQLPAAQPAPGAGAVPAAAGARGAILGVG